The following is a genomic window from Hydrogenobaculum sp. Y04AAS1.
CTCTTTTGCAATTTCTCTTAAAGCACCCTCAGTAAACTCTAATCCTATACCTTCCATTCTTAAAAGCTCTTTATACTGTTTAATAACAGCATTTTTAGGTTCAGTTAGTATTCTTATCAAATCTTCTTCTGTTAGTTCATTTAAAACACTTATAACCGGTAGTCTTCCTACAAACTCAGGTATAAGCCCAAAGTTGATAAGGTCGTCGGGTTCTACCTGTGATAGTATATTGCCTTCTTCTTTGTATTTTGAAATTTCTGTTTCAAAACCCACGGTGCTTTTACCAAGTCTTCTTTTTATTATATCTTCTAAACCTACGAAAGCTCCACCGCATATAAACAGTATGTTGGTAGTATCAAGCTGTATGAACTCTTGGTGTGGATGTTTTCTGCCACCCTGAGGTGGTACGTTTGCTATAGTCCCTTCTATGATTTTTAAAAGAGCTTGTTGCACACCTTCGCCCGATACATCCCTTGTGATAGAGGGGTTATGACCAGATTTCTTAGCTATTTTATCTATTTCATCTATATATATAATGCCTTTTTTAGCCTTTTCTATGTTGTAATCACAGTTTTGTAAGAGTCTCACTAAAACGTTCTCTACGTCTTCTCCGACGTAACCTGCCTCTGTAAGGGTAGTGGCATCTGCTATAGCAAAAGGTACGTTTAAAATTTTTGCCAATGTTTTTGCCAAAAGCGTTTTGCCACTTCCGGTAGGTCCTATAAGGAGTATATTGCTCTTTTCTATATCTGTATCGGATTTTCTAAGTATTCTTTTGTAATGATTATAAACTGCCACGGATAGAATTTTTTTAGCTTCATCTTGACCTATGATAAACTCATCTAGAATTTTCTTTATCTCTTTTGGTTTTGGTATAGATCTTACTTCTTTTGTAACTTCTTCCTTATCATGTTGCTTGATTAGATCCATCGCTTTTTCTACGCATTCGCTACATATGTTCATACCATTTGGACCCGCTATCATCAACGGTACATCTTTGGATGATTTGTTGCAAAATGAACAATATTCTTTTTTGCTAGCCATATTAAGCCCTCTTCGTGATTACTTTGTCTATAAGCCCATAGTTTTTGGCTTCTTCGGCAGACATAAAGTAATCTCTATCCACATCTTTTTCTATTTGTCTTAAGTTTTTACCGGTGGCGTTTGCCAATATGGTATTTAATATGTGTTTTATACGTTTTATCTCCTCAGCGTGTATAAGTATATCTGTAGCTTGACCTTGTACGCCTCCAAGTGGTTGGTGTATCATGATGCGAGCGTTTGGAAGCGCAAACCTTTTTCCTTTTGTACCAGCTGCCAAAAGCACCGCTCCCATAGAAGCTGCTTGTCCTATGCATATAGTGGTTACATCAGGCTTTATATACTGCATAGTGTCGTATATAGCAAGACCTGCTGTAACAGAACCACCAGGGGAGTTTATATACATTTGTATATCTTTTTCAGGGTCTTGGGCTTCTAAAAACAAAAGCTGGGCTACTATAAGGTTTGCCACGTGGTCATCTATAGGAAAACCAAGTATAACTATACGATCTTGTAAAAGCCTCGAATATATATCGTAGGCTCTTTCACCACGAGGTGTTTGTTCAACTACTATCGGTACAAGTTGATCTATAATCTTCTGATAATCTTTAGGGTTGCTCAACGTTTTCCTCCTTTAAAGATGTATTCTCTTTAAATTTAACCATTTCTAAAAGTTTGTCCATAGCTTTAGAAGCAAGTATATCTTTTATAAGCACAGACTTCCTGTCTTCTCTTAAAAAGTAGTTTTCTATGTTCTCTCTCAATCTTTTTAAAGACTCCTCATCTTTCTGATGTTCTGGTAGCATGTCTTTGTAAGCTTCTACTTGTTCGTCTATATATTTCTTTATATCTTCATCTGTTAGTTCTATGCCAAATTTTTTAGCGTAAGATACAAATATTGAGCGAGTTTTAGCGCTTGTGATACCTTCTTTTATAGACTTATCGTACGCCGATTTTTCTATAACTTTTAACGTTTCTTCATCAAAGGAGCTCAAATCAAACATGTTGTTTAATCTGTTTAGCTCCTCTTCGTAGACCAAGTTGGCAATTCTTATAGCTTCTGTTCTTGATACTTCGGTTATATCTTTGTACTCTTCTAATAAGTATTTGGTAAGAGCTTCTATCTTTGCTTCTTCTTTTTTGTTTTCTAAGTAGGTTTGTAGTCTTTTCTTTATGTTTTCTCTAGCTTCTTGGACATTTTCTCCAAGGTTTAGTTCTTTCGCCAATTCATCTGTTAGTTCTGGATATGCTTTCTTTTTTACAGACTCTATCTTTGCTTCTATATCTACTTTTGGCGTGTTTTCATCTTCTGTTTCTTGGATTGGTACATTTTCTAGCTTGATTACGTCCTGTTCTTTTTTCCCTAAAATCTCCTTATAAAGGTCTTCTCTTAAGCCTAACTCTTTCAATATACCGCTTAGTTTTTGATTTACCTTTTCTCCATCTTGCTTATCTACAACGGTATAGTCTATTACAACGTAATCATCTTCTTCTATTGGCCCATCTTTTGGCTCCAACGTGGCTTTATCTTCTAGGGCATATTTTATTGTTTGTTCTACCATCTCATCTGTTAACTCAAAACTAGGTATTTCTAATTCTACGCTTTCAAAGTCTTTTAGCTTGCCGCTTTCTATGACTGGGAATATTTCAATATAACCTTCCATTGTGAGTTTCATTTCTTTTTCTGAAAATTTGCTATTTTCCAAGTTTATTTTTATATCCATAACATCAAAGCCCATTTCTTTTGCACTTTCATAGGCTTTCTTGGCAAAATCTTCTACAAGAGCTTCGAGTATGTAGTTTTTAAACTTGCTCTTTATAATCCATTCAGGGGCTTTTCCTTTTCTAAAGCCATCTACCTCTGCATTGGTCTTTAGCTCGTTTAAGATTGTCCTGTAAGTTTGCTCTAGCTCTTTTCCTTCTACATCAAAAGCAAAATCTCTAAATATACCTTCTTCTTTTGTTATGGTAAAAGCCATAAAACCTCCAAAAAATTTGTTTAATGCGGATGGAGGGACTCGAACCCTCACGGGCTTTTACGCCCACAGGATCCTAAGTCCTGTGTGTCTGCCAATTTCACCACATCCGCTATAAATTTAATATTATAGCACAAACTTGCACATTTTAGATTTACTGAACTAAATCGGTTGATTTTTAGTTTTTAGGCTTTTATTGCTATAACATCAATTTCTATCAAGGCACCTTTTGGTAGAGAAGATACTTCTACCGTAGAGCGCGCTGGTTTTGTAGGGGCGTTTGTAAAAAACTCTTCGTAAATAGCGTTTATCACCGCAAAATTTTCTAAATGAGTTAGGTATATGGTAGTTTTTACCACATCTTCTAAATTAAAACCCGCTTCTTGAAGTATGTGTTGTATGTTTGAAAGACATTGTTTTGTTTGGGATACTATGTCTGGTTTTAGATTACCCGCTTCATCTATACCTATGCTACCGGATACAAAAAGCATGTTGTTTATAAGTATCGCTTGGGAATAAGGCCCCAAAGGTTTTGGGGCTTTTGGTGTAAATATTTCTTTTTTCATATCTTTCTTTTTCTTCTAAGGTAAGCCGGTAAGTCTTCTTCTTCCTGAGCTTGCGGTTCTACGACTCTTGGTTTTTCTTCTTTTTTTGGTTCTCTATCTTGGGTTTTTATAACCTTTAAACCCTGCTGGGCTTTTACATTTTCTTCAAAATCAGTGGCTACTATAGCCACTTTTGTATTTTGACCTTCGTTTTCATTTAACACAACAGCACCAAATATAATAAGTGCGTTGTCGTCGGCTTCTTCTCTTATCTTTGCTATAGAGGATTCTATTTCTGTAAATGGCGTGTCTTGATTTATCCAAAGTGTTACCATAAGTCTCTTGGATCCTTTTATAGAGTTTCCTTCCAACAGCGGACTGTGCATAGCTTGTTCTACGGCGGCATCTAACTTATCGCTATTTTTGGATGTACCTATACCTATTAAAGATAATCCTCCGTCTTGCATTATCGTTTTTACGTCTGCAAAGTCTACGTTTATTAAAGCCGGTGTGGTTACTATGTTTGTTATACCTCTGACTGCTTGAGATAGTATATCGTCTACCATTTTGAAAGCGTTTCCTATTGTGAGGTTTCTATCGGCTATATCGTGAAGTCTTTGATTGTGTATCACAATATATGTATCGCATACATCTTTTATTTTTTGTAATCCTTCTTCTGCTGCCTGAGCTCTTTTGGGACCTTCAAAGTTGAAGGGCTTTGTGCATACGCATACCGTAAGTATGTTCATCTCTTTTGCCGCTTGGGCTATAACAGGAGCTGCTCCTGTGCCTGTGCCACCTCCAAGACCTACCGCTATAAATAGCATATCGGTATCTCTTAATATTTCTTTTACCTTATCCAAATCTTCTAAAGCCGCTTGTTCTCCTACTTCTGGTCTTGCGCCGGCTCCTAGACCTCTAGTTATTTTTTCACCTATTTGTAGTTTGTTTGGAACACCCAACGTGCTAAGGTGTTGTATATCTGTATTTAAAGCATACAATTCAACATTTTCTATACCATCAAGATACATTCTATTAACAGCGTTGCAACCACCGCCGCCTACGCCAAACACTTTAATCTTTGTAGGATTTATAAAATCCATATACACCTCCTAAATATTACTCATAATTAGTATATCATAAAAACGTTGTTGCTATTTCTTATGACTTAAAAAATCCTTGAAAATTTTTTTGCTTATGGTATAATAATATTGTTATCTGGGGTAGCTCAACCGGCAGAGCGGGTGGCTGTTAACCACCAGGTTGGGGGTTCGAGCCCCTCCCCCGGAGTTTAAATAGATCTTATAGATTTTTGAATATACGTTATCTCGTATTGAGCGTTTTCTTTCAAAATCAGTTTTTTAAGGTGAAAATCTTCCAAAGATTTACGATGAGCAACGCTTATTATCGTTAGGTTTTTAAGCTTTTCTAATAAAAGGCTATAAAGGTGTAGTTCTTTTTCTTCGTTTAAGGCACTTGTGGATTCATCCATAAAAAGCCAATCCGGTGAATGAAGCAATACCCTTGCTATGTTGAGGTTTTGCTGTTCACCGGGAGAAAGCACCTGAGACCATAGATTTTTTGTGTTTAAATCCTTTGAAAGGTAAGAAAGACCCACTATGTTTAAAAGTTCTTCCAAATATTCATTTGACACAGCTTTGCCATCTGTAGATGGGTATAAAAGTATCTCCCTTAGACTTCCATATGGAAAATAAGGTTTTTGCGGTAAAAACATATGGTTTTGCGGCAGTTTTATGGTTCCTTCTCCAAAGGGCCAAATGCCGGCTATTGCTCTTATGAGAGTAGATTTACCGACACCAGAGGGTCCCATTATTATAGTATGTTCTTTTTTATCTACATTAAGGTTTAGATTTTTTACGATAAACTTCTCAGAATAAGGTATCTTTATACTTAAATGTTCTATTGTTAGTCCATCTTGGCTTGGCAAAATAGTTATCTTGCTTTGATTTTGAGAAGTTTCTATAGCTTTTATATTTTTCTCAAAAGTCCTAAGCCTGTCTACCACCGAATACCAAGCGGCTATTGAAGCGTAAGAATTTACTATAAAAGATAAAGACGATTGCACTTGACCAAAAGCGCTAGCTATTTGCATCACGTCACCAAGCTGTATTTTTTTGGCAAAAAACCTCGGAGCTGCTACGAGTATCGGGAATATAATGGCTATTTGATTGTATCCAGATGTAAACCATCCAAGCATTTTTAGCCTTACCATGATTTGCCAATAGTTTTGAAATACGTATCTAAATGTATCCATGAGGTTTTGATGCTCTTTTTCTTCCGCGTTTAAAAGAGCTACAGATTCTGAATTTTCTCTTATTCTTATCAAAGCAAATCTAAAGTTTGCTTCAAACATTTGTTGGTCAAAGTTTAGTTTCACTAGAGGTTTACCGATTTTGGCGGTTATATAAGTCCCTAATATAGCGTATATAATCGCTGCCCAAACCATATAAGCTGGTATTGTGATTTTAATATGAAAAGCATTAAAACTTATAGGACCAGATATGATCCAAAGCATTCCGACAAATGAGAAAAACGTTACCACCGAGCTCATTAGTCCCAAAAATAGTCCTAAGCTTTGGCTTATAAAGGCATTTACGTCATCTGCTATACGTTGGTCTGGGTTATCGGTGTTTTGTTCTATAACTTGCATGTGGTAAAACTTTTTATTGCTTACCCATTTGTTTATGTAGTGTGATGTGAGCCAAGCTCTCCATTTTATCTGAAGCATCTGTTGAAGATATGTAGCATAGACTGCCGATACTATAAAAAGCGTTGCTAAGATGCTAAACTCTAAAAGCGCTTTCCAAAAGCCTTTTTCATCAAAGTGTTGCAATGCATCGTAAAAAACTTTATACCATTTTGTAAAAAGCACATTTAAAAATACTTGGAAAAGATTTAAAAAAATTATCACAAAAAACAAAAGCCAAGCTTTTTTCTTTTCTTCCGAATGAAGCCAATAGGGTTTTAATATATGCCAGAAATCTTTCCAGAAAGTCTTATCCAGTTTACTTATATTACTGTCCATCTTACTTAATTTTACCATTTTTATATGAAATTAATATGAATTTGGGCTTATAAGGACAGTATCTTTGTCTATAACTTTGCCGACGATAAAAGTTTTTTGGTTGCCTAGAGGTTGCAGTCTTACAAATTTGCCAAGATATCCGTTTTGCATTGCTTTAGCCTTTGTGGTAATCCTTATATAGCCGTTGTCGTATATAACTCTTACTATATCTCCGTAACGTATAATAGGCACCATGCTTATCATAGAAGTTCTTATGGGCTCTCCTATGCCTATATTTTGCAAAGCTGTAGCCCCTATCACTTGACGCTTTGATACAACCAAGTTTTGAGGTACAAACCTTATATACTTTACGGCGCTCTTGATGTCGTCTTTTGTAATAATCTGTCCTCTGGTGATGAGTTTTTTTGCCACTATAACAGGCACTCTCCATTCTATATATACCATGGCATTGTAGGTTCTTTGAAGCACGTTATTTGAGTTTATATTTATCGTAGCGTAAGCCACCGGGCTAAGGGGCGGTACTCTGAGATTTACAGATATATCTTTTGAGTCTACTTCAAATGGCTTATATACAAAGCAGTTTACCGAATCTACTCTTATGTTATCATGGTACTCTTTTTTTATTTGGCTTTTAACAAGATTTTCAATATATTTTTGGCTAAATGTTATATTTTCTGAAAAGCCACAAAACGATAAAAAAAGCAAAAAAACAAAAATACTATAAAAGGTTTTTTTCATTAACCTGTGTATAGGTTTGCCGCAGTAGAAAGCATAGTGTTTGCTGCTGTAATCCCTTTTGAGTTAAATTGGTAAGCGTTTTCTGCTATGATGAGATTTACCATTTCGTTTACTATGTTTACATTTGAAGCTTCTGTGTAACCTGATAAAAGAGTGCCAAGTCCTTGAGTACCAGGGTTTGATACTATTGGATTTCCAGAAGCTTGGGTTTGTTCAAACAGGTTGTTGCCTATACGCTTTAAACCGGCTGGATTTACAAAATTTGCCATTTGAAGCTGCCCTACAGTTTGGACCCCTTGCTGTCCCGGTATTGTAACAGCCACCGTGCCATCCGGACCTATGTTTACAGAGGTTGCGTTTGGAGGTACCGTAATTTGAGGTTGGATGAGATATCCATCTGCTGTTACCAAATCTCCATTGGCATCTAATTGAAGTTGTCCATTTCTTGTATAGGCTATAGTACCATCTGGCATAGCCACTTGGAAAAACCCGTTTCCTTGTATAGCCACATCAAGGGGATTACCAGTTTGCTGGACGTTTCCTTGAGTAAATATACCGTAAGTTCCATCTATGTAAGCACCAAGCCCAAGTTGATATCCTATGGGGTTTTGTGAGTTTTGAGATGTTTCCATGCCAGGATCTTTTACAGTTTGGTATATAAGATCGTCAAATACAGGTTGAAGCTGTTTATAGCCTACCGTATCTACATTTGCCATGTTGTTTGATATAACATCAAGGTTTTGTTGTTGAGCTGTCATACCAGCCGCCGATGTCCACATAGCTCTAAACATACACTCTTACCTCCAGATTTATAAATATATGCTTTGCTATAAACTTTTCAATGCTTTTAATATAAAGTAACAGCATTAAGCATAACCTGCTGCTGTCCTTGGGAATAGCAATTTATGGGGTTAAATAAATTAGGAAAAGCACTAGTAATTGTTTGTAGTATAGCATAGTTAAAGTTGATGGAAGTATTACCGCTTAGATTAATCCCATCGCTTGTATTGTTAACATATAAAGCACCATTAACACTTGAATTTCCTATGCTAAAATCTGATAAATTATTAATCATAAAAAGGCCGTTTATGCTAGCAGTACCATGCATATCTATGCTTGCATTGTCAGCTATTAAAGTTGTAGGGTTTGGGTATCCTATTTGAGAGTTTCCATGGGTATCAATTGTTAATGTGTTTGGAGTATATAGCAATCCACCGGTAATAGATAATGTATTACCAGTAATGTTTATACCACTGTTTGCATAAATTATTTGATTGTTTCCGAAAGTAGCAGAATTTACAGTTAAATTACCGCCTATGTAGTATATTGAACAATTATTGCTTAATGGTTGTGAACCGCAACTAATACTGGATCCACTAGCTGTAGCATTACCATTGCAATAGCAACTTTGATTTTGAGTGGGTGCGTTTATAGAACTCCCATTTGTAGTAGTGCCAAAATAATTAGCCACTTCTGTTAGTATATAGTTTTGAAGCTGCGAAAAGCTGTTAAAAGGTGTTACAAGTTGAGCTATATCTGTGGATGTTGTTGTTCTTGTATATGGATCTCCTCCTATGCCTTTTGGATTATTTGGGTTTGGATTATTTTGACATGTATATAAATTTGGTAAATTTGGCAATGTTAAGTTAGAACCCTCTAGTAGTCCTGTTGCTTCACATTGGGCTATGTAGTCACAACCGTTAATAGCGGCAGACCCACCTATGCTTACTGAACCATTTATCACTCCCAAAGCTCCCCAGTTTGAACTACCAGTGGATATAGCTATTGCTCTTACTACTTCTCCTCCTGTTTGGCCAGTACCTATTGATTCTATAAAGCAGGTTTTGTTGTTAATATCAGATTGTGTTATCACTTGCACTGTCCCGCCGGTTGGAAGTGTTTGAGATATACCACAACCGTTGTTAGTACAATTACAAGTGCCATTCATAACGTTGTAAGCTACTTGCTGAAGTCCATAATCTGCGTTGTAATAGGCTTTTGAATAGTTTATCATAGCCCCCGATGTCATATTGCCGTAATATACAAGCATAGCACCTGCTATGCCTATTACAAAAAGCACTATCATAACAAGCATTGTAGTAATTAACGTATACCCTCTTCTAAATTGCTTGACTACACTCATAAGCTACCCTCCTACTTGTAAAAATCAAAACTAAAAGTTATAGAAGTTATACCTCCAGAGGCATTTTTAGCTTGAGAATTTACGCCTATGATAGCCTCTATCATATTACATGAGTTTGTAGCAATGCAGCCTTGCGGATATGCACTAAAGCTAAGGCTTTGAACTGGGACTATTGGCTGCGTATTGGTGGTACCAGTGGCTTCGTTAATAGTTTGTAAATAAAGCCAATTGTTGTTGTTATCACTTGGATTTGGCTGGCAAAAAAATGATATTTGATAGGGAACTGAGTAAAGCACATCTCCTGGGCTTAAACTTAGATTTTGGCCTGTAGTAGTATCGTATATAGTATCGTTATATATTGTAGCATTTGAAGCTGTGGTATATATGCAAGATACGTTGTTTGGAGATATGTTTATTGTAAATATATCAGGGGTCGTATTGGAAGAATTGGAATAGTAAAAGCTTCCACCCCTAATTAGATAATAGTATGCAGTGCTACCACTTGGATTTGTATCTGAAAGTCTACAGCTTATAACATCTGCATTGGAATTGCTGTCTATATTTTGCACCATACCAAAACCATACAAACTACCGTAGAAACTTATGCTATCACAAGGACAAGTCTGCCACGAACAGCTTCCTGAAGATATGGATATATAGCTTGGTGCTGGTGGTGGATATCCTCCATTTGTATTGTTTGTATTTGATGGTACTCCTACACCACCTCTATCAAAATATTTTTGCATTACCACGTAAGCGTTGTAAGCATTTTCCTCTGCTCCTGAGATTGAGTTTGTGTTAAAGAAAATCTTTTGAGTGGATTCGTAAAGCTCAAAAAGTGCTAGCATAAGGACTACGCTCATAGCTATTGCTACAAGCATCTCTGTTATGGTAAAAGCCTTAGACTTAGAATTGACAAACATTGTCAGTCTCGCTGTAAGATAGATTATTGTAAGAGGCTGTAGATGTTATTGTGCTACATCCACTTGTAGGTTGAGTACAGTTTACATTTAAATTCACTTGTATCCCACCGCATTGGACTGTAGAAGGTATTGGTTGTCCACTCATACACATGGCTATAGCATTTGAAGCTATAGTTGTAAGACATCCATATATAAACCTATTTTTTGTATCGTTGGCAAAAAAAGACTGCATCGCTGCAAATGTGATAACCCCTATTGCTAAAAGGGCGATGGATACCATCACCTCTGTGACAGTAAGCCCTAATTTTTCATGTTTTTGAGTTTTTATCATAAACTCCTCTGATTAAAAATATAATACTTTTATAAATTTTTGTCTATGCTTTCTTCTGAAGAGGATAAATCTATCTGTTTTTTTACAAAATCTTTGTTTGTGCTGCCATAGGTTTTTTTTCTTAAGATAGAAGATTCTTTGGAAATTATATCTTTTGCGTCTTTGTCAAAAGCTTTTGAGAAGTTGTTTAGTTCTTCTTTGGTTAGAGATTCTAAGGGTTTTTGGTTTTCTATGGCGTAAGCTACGATATTACCTACTATGTGATGAGCTTCTCTAAAAGGTATATTTTTTTCTACAAGATAGTTTGCCAAATCTGTGGCTAAAAGAAGGTTTCCCGCTTCTATATTTTGTCTAAACCTTATATCTTTTATAATCAATATCATCATTTTTAAGCTGTTTAAGATGGTGTTTGTGGCGTCAAAAATAGGCTCTTTGTCCTCTTGAAGGTCCCTGTTGTAAGTCATTGGAAGCCCTTTTAGGTTTACCATAAGATTTATAAGGTTTGCGTAAACTCTTCCAGCTTTTCCTCTTATAAGCTCTAAAACATCTGGGTTTTTCTTTTGAGGCATGATGGAGCTTCCTGTGCAAAGACTATCTGGTAAATCTATAAATTTAAACTCTTCTGTGTTAAATATAATAAAATCCTCTGCCATCCTAGAAAGATGCATCGCTATAGAACTAAGGCAAAACATGTATTCTATGGCAAAATCTCTATCTGCTACAGCATCCATTGAGTTTCTTGAGATTTTAGAAAAGTTCAAAATACTTGCTTCTAAAAACCTATCTAGTGGAAAATCTGCCCCTGCCAAAGCACCGCTTCCAAGGGTTAGAGTATCTATCCTTCTGTAAGCATCTATAAGTCTTTGAGAGTCTCTTAAAAAAGCCTCTTTAAAAGAAAGAAGATAATGAGCCACCAATACCGGCTGAGCCCTTTGTAAGTGCGTGTATCCTGGCATTATAAGATCTTCATACTCTTTTGCTTTTAAGACAAGCTGTTGTTTTAGTGCTTTTAAAAGCTCAAAAATCTTTAGAATATGGTCTTTTAAATAAAGTCTTAAATCTGTGTTTACTTGATCGTTTCTTGATCTTCCGGTGTGTAGTTTTTTGGCATCTTCTCCTATTAGTTCATACAACCTACTTTCTATATTCATATGTATATCTTCTTTTGATATATCAAAATAAAACTCGTTTTTTTCTATCTCTTGTTTTATCTTCTTTAGACCACTTTTTATATTTTCGTAAGAGTCTTTTGATATGACACCTGCTTTTAAAAGAGCTTCTAAGTGTGCAAAATCTTGCTCTAGATCATACATTGCTAAGGCTTTATCAAAGCTTATAGATTCTGTAAAAAGTTCTACGTCTTTTGATGTATCTTCTTTAAACCTTCCAGACCACGCTTTGCTCATCCTGTTATTATACTATGTTTTATGAATATAACAGATATAACCGTTATGGTGCTTCCCAAAGCTGATAGAACCGAGATTGTGGTGGGTTTTGAAGATTTAAAGATATATGTATGGACAAGTATTGCATAATAAAACCATAAAAACGATATTACTAAGATTTTTGGATCTAAATAAAGGCTTTTGTCGTAATAAAAAGACCACATAACACCA
Proteins encoded in this region:
- the argH gene encoding argininosuccinate lyase, yielding MSKAWSGRFKEDTSKDVELFTESISFDKALAMYDLEQDFAHLEALLKAGVISKDSYENIKSGLKKIKQEIEKNEFYFDISKEDIHMNIESRLYELIGEDAKKLHTGRSRNDQVNTDLRLYLKDHILKIFELLKALKQQLVLKAKEYEDLIMPGYTHLQRAQPVLVAHYLLSFKEAFLRDSQRLIDAYRRIDTLTLGSGALAGADFPLDRFLEASILNFSKISRNSMDAVADRDFAIEYMFCLSSIAMHLSRMAEDFIIFNTEEFKFIDLPDSLCTGSSIMPQKKNPDVLELIRGKAGRVYANLINLMVNLKGLPMTYNRDLQEDKEPIFDATNTILNSLKMMILIIKDIRFRQNIEAGNLLLATDLANYLVEKNIPFREAHHIVGNIVAYAIENQKPLESLTKEELNNFSKAFDKDAKDIISKESSILRKKTYGSTNKDFVKKQIDLSSSEESIDKNL